One genomic region from Leishmania mexicana MHOM/GT/2001/U1103 complete genome, chromosome 15 encodes:
- a CDS encoding putative myo-inositol-1 phosphatase yields MSISVLSTPAPASSSVDTGEVSLIEALGVAIEAADKGSRIIWQSVEKRRIAVAAAATFNTASALAAGGAASVECEDKTSATNLVTQYSSQCRETITRILRQYSEEVQREKPHLRFAFLTEELNPNTLLSDDYTWVVDPVNGATSFSHGLPDCCISIGLTYRKQPVLAVVFTPFISSGVRLTVAAATVLNVAQQQQQHQRQHQQQLVMSPTLSVTAPSISAAMCSSVGATPLTPMDVSKTKMLDEHGTAAPPTTALPPTPPTPPFPSLRTATAMAAASASPHSVPIITHTTPSVVPECNGELFTAIKGFGAFVNGRQVRVNAKVVPTTSVVVFNHPCGVMLAAAEAASPDNAAICRRKCDAAVDCSMAMREELLRLPVTALRCYGSCAATLAQVAAGRVDAYLEPAGKAWDVCAGSLLVTEAGGVVCNMLGRPLDMAHGTAIVAAATQEMADLMTEKCVRHGFGQYWLVESE; encoded by the coding sequence ATGAGCATCAGCGTCCTGTCGACCCCGGCGCCAGCATCGTCATCGGTGGATACGGGGGAGGTGAGCCTCATCGAGGCCCTCGGCGTCGCCATCGAGGCAGCCGACAAGGGCAGCCGCATCATCTGGCAAAGTGTTGAAAAGCGCCGCATagcggtggcagctgcagccaCCTTCAACACAGCCAGCGCGCTTGCAGCCGGCGGTGCGGCCTCGGTGGAGTGCGAAGACAAGACTTCTGCGACGAACCTGGTGACGCAGTACAGCAGCCAATGTAGAGAAACCATCACTCGTATCCTTCGCCAGTACTCGGAGGAGGTACAGCGCGAGAAGCCCCACCTTCGCTTCGCCTTCTTGACGGAGGAGCTCAACCCCAACACCCTCCTCTCCGACGACTACACGTGGGTCGTGGACCCCGTCAACGGCGCCACGTCATTTTCGCACGGGTTGCCAGACTGCTGCATCAGCATTGGACTCACCTACCGCAAGCAGCCGGTGCTGGCCGTGGTGTTCACACCCTTCATTAGCTCTGGCGTTCGACTCACCGTagcggctgcgacggtgctcaacgtcgcgcagcagcagcagcagcatcagcgccagcaccagcagcagctggtgatGTCTCCGACTTTATCAGTCACTGCCCCTTCCATTTCTGCAGCCATGTGCAGCTCCGTCGGGGCCACCCCTCTCACCCCCATGGACGTCAGCAAGACCAAGATGCTGGATGAGCACGGGACTGCCGCCCCGCCGACAACTGCGCTGCCCCCAACCCCTCCAACGCCGCCGTTCCCTTCGTTGAGGACTGCTACTGCTATGGCGGCGGCTTCTGCATCGCCACACAGCGTGCCCATCATCACGCACACCACGCCGAGCGTCGTGCCGGAGTGCAACGGCGAGCTCTTCACAGCCATCAAGGGCTTTGGCGCCTTCGTCAACGGGCGCCAGGTACGCGTGAACGCAAAGGTAGTGCCGACCACGTCGGTTGTGGTGTTCAACCACCCTTGCGGTGTgatgctggcggcggccgaggcggccaGCCCTGACAACGCGGCCATCTGTCGGCGCAAGTGCGACGCCGCGGTTGACTGCAGCATGGCCatgcgcgaggagctgctgcgcctgccggtgacggcgctgcggtgctaTGGTAGCTGCGCAGCGACCCTcgcgcaggtggcggcggggcgcGTGGACGCGTACCTTGAGCCGGCCGGTAAGGCGTGGGACGTCTGTGCCGGATCGCTGCTCGTCACCGAGGCCGGCGGTGTTGTGTGCAATATGCTTGGCAGGCCCCTCGACATGGCACATGGCACGGCCATCGTGGCCGCAGCGACGCAAGAGATGGCCGACTTGATGACGGAGAAGTGTGTGCGGCACGGCTTTGGCCAATACTGGTTGGTCGAGAGCGAGTGA
- a CDS encoding putative ABC transporter, with translation METEVDQAHEPSVGTPTELTSIPPPAASSVAPPRTKSKGEDAKIPALNRAVNFTWENLTYQVPVEDKDGNVIYKTLLFNLSGCAKGGRVLAIMGPSGAGKTTLMGTITGKLYNATARQEGCCFMNNNIYQQRYKRLVSYVCQDDIVMGKDTPREAIYFSARLRLGLDSEAARRRVADVIKRLSLTKCQDTILGIPGILKGVSGGERKRANIGTELVTNPFVMLLDEPTTGLDSVNAVRVGHLLQDLAKNDMRTVIATVHSPSSELFDLFDDLLLLAKGHVIYHGPTADSIEYFASLGYDVPPRTNPTEYFMNLLQLPEEILSQLWLAWEDYVMSDAATDNPCLTPVTGAITLTDDYLEEQLELKGANFCLQFSELFKRSWRMYLRDPGNFYGRSVQTLFFAILLGLFFFNLQLSQQGVQDRLGALYITLMNNLFGAAMNGIAAFPPERAVFLQEQANDAYNAYTYFLAKNMAELPWQILFPTVFDIITYFMIHLHRSAGAFFVHWFILVLLANLGYSFGLMFATFFKQSQAAFAMVPLILLPLLVVVGLFANTDRLYPYWVWLNYISFPRHAYLGVVTNEFERLTVICNPVTPLCTFPDGQAVIEFMGFQGWRYWQSFVALIVYQIGLRLIGATSLYYQGRQRRGKLQFVKNLRKRVASPRAIASARSNDELSDIESTLVGSIETPSNAYDTGASSPVNNRENNQPIWDGERERATLPSLDTPVTYVESPVDVEDMRRRKYRW, from the coding sequence atGGAGACGGAAGTCGATCAGGCCCACGAGCCGTCTGTCGGGACACCGACGGAGCTCACAAGCATCCCGCCCCCAGCGGCGTCATcggtggcgccaccgcggacGAAATCGAAAGGGGAGGACGCGAAGATACCCGCGCTCAACCGCGCCGTGAACTTTACATGGGAGAACCTAACCTATCAGGTCCCGGTCGAGGACAAGGATGGCAACGTCATCTACAAGACTTTGCTTTTCAACCTCAGCGGGTGCGCCAAGGGTGGGCGCGTGCTGGCGATCATGGGGCCTTCTGGCGCGGGTAAGACGACGCTGATGGGCACGATCACCGGCAAGCTGTACAACGCCACGGCACGGCAGGAAGGGTGCTGCTTCATGAACAACAACATTTATCAGCAGCGCTACAAGCGCTTGGTGTCGTACGTGTGCCAGGACGATATTGTCATGGGAAAGGACACACCGCGCGAGGCCATCTACTTCTCCGCGCGCCTGCGGCTCGGTCTTGACAGTGAAGCGGCCCGCCGGCGCGTCGCAGACGTCATCAAGCGTCTCTCCCTGACCAAGTGCCAGGACACGATTCTTGGTATCCCCGGCATTCTGAAGGGTGTCTCCGGTGGCGAGCGCAAGCGTGCGAACATCGGTACTGAGCTCGTCACGAACCCTTTTGTGATGCTGCTGGATGAGCCGACGACAGGCCTGGATTCTGTGAACGCCGTGCGCGTCGGTCATCTCCTTCAGGATCTAGCCAAGAACGACATGCGCACCGTCATTGCCACCGTGCACTCGCCATCGTCGGAGCTGTTCGACCTCTTCGAcgatctgctgctgctggcgaaggGCCACGTCATCTACCACGGCCCTACGGCGGACTCTATCGAGTACTTTGCCTCCCTCGGCTACgacgtgccgccgcgcacgaaCCCGACGGAGTACTTCATGAACCTGCTGCAGTTGCCCGAGGAAATCCTGTCTCAGCTGTGGCTTGCCTGGGAGGACTACGTCATGTCGGATGCGGCGACTGACAACCCGTGCCTGACCCCGGTGACCGGCGCCATAACGCTGACGGACGACTACCTGGAGGAGCAACTCGAGCTGAAGGGCGCGAACTTCTGCCTGCAGTTCTCCGAGCTCTTCAAGCGCTCGTGGCGCATGTACCTGCGCGATCCCGGCAACTTCTACGGCCGCTCCGTGCAGACGCTCTTCTTCGCCATCCTCCTTGGCCTGTTCTTCTTTAACCTGCAGCTGAGCCAGCAGGGCGTGCAGGACCGCCTCGGCGCGCTCTACATCACGCTCATGAACAACCTTTTCGGTGCTGCCATGAACGGTATTGCCGCCTTCCCACCGGAGCGAGCCGTCTTCCTGCAGGAGCAGGCGAACGACGCCTACAACGCGTACACCTACTTCCTCGCCAAGAACATGGCGGAGCTGCCGTGGCAGATACTCTTCCCGACGGTGTTCGACATCATCACGTATTTCATGATCCACCTTCACCGAAGCGCCGGTGCCTTCTTCGTGCACTGGTTCATCCTCGTGCTGCTCGCCAACTTGGGCTACTCCTTCGGCCTCATGTTCGCCACCTTCTTCAAGCAGTCCCAGGCGGCCTTTGCCATGGTTCCGCTCatcctgctgccgctgctcgttGTCGTCGGACTGTTCGCGAACACAGATCGCCTGTACCCGTACTGGGTGTGGTTGAACTACATCTCCTTCCCCCGTCACGCCTACCTCGGCGTCGTCACGAACGAGTTCGAGCGCCTGACGGTCATCTGCAACCCCGTCACGCCCTTGTGCACGTTCCCGGACGGGCAGGCCGTAATCGAGTTCATGGGCTTCCAGGGCTGGCGCTACTGGCAGTCATTCGTCGCCCTTATCGTGTACCAGATCGGCCTGCGTCTCATCGGCGCCACATCGCTCTACTACCagggccggcagcgccgcggtaAGCTTCAGTTCGTGAAGAACCTCCGCAAACGCGTCGCCTCCCCGCGCGCCATCGCGTCAGCCCGCAGCAACGACGAGCTGTCCGACATTGAGTCGACGCTGGTGGGGTCGATCGAGACGCCGTCGAACGCGTACGACACCGGAGCATCGTCGCCGGTCAACAACCGAGAGAACAATCAGCCGATCTGGGACGGCGAGCGCGAGCgtgcgacgctgccgtcgcttgACACGCCGGTGACATACGTGGAAAGCCCCGTCGACGTGGAGGATATGAGGCGGCGCAAGTACCGGTGGTAA
- a CDS encoding protein phosphatase 2A regulatory subunit,putative, which yields MSHEGPNRAAWGAGATGTAVASPPLLSSLPASSSTTCSSHELRTPLSMSASGIAVRVASPTPRSTSCGDSEAANHRTTSPPLREEEEEEEALRTSLHTSPSPLPASPADINSGGRSTPHKDALAISESSLSSSSTEPTRIPPLLVSPPSTPSTSASPYPDPELSAQPLGATNLGGASAVAVNASMNGASGGGGGGASPPNTSPNSAAASGNPRRSLNAAFTLSPRTESDVEVSVEYNNDVSSVCFDLDRHDPPIKQYYNLGSLEERRAFVTEGCVAAAQKMSTQRILDHLLPALLTAFEADDYGESFDDCAPCIARALPQIVACMETRTTANLTYFMGLIMELCCSAEGVVAKVITTSLQAIFEMVEDAVLLELFLPFVLTMRVSFWSAPRVVAAGLLGYLAIRPAVLQASGLSVTDMFNYYAECSSDASAMVRAAVVMSLHDWVRVAAVHRLTLAEMPLPLLKSLATDDLSDTVRYLLIEEVVKLAQMIGPKSTSKYLLSTFVGAYMDPSWRVRYTAANRLGAMAALVLNADDLEVVLETLARDEEPETRAAVARQLELMVQHCSSDVIQHSCVPVAVALSQDADPVVRRSAARHYHCFIFGSDEVVRTMCKALRALMQDAVFSVQENAIESLGDLMPALEGSVQAAVHHVALGSAGGGSGAAHSSSNSSRGSASRRQQASTSASAHSRGCRHKSPHLSSRLASGAAAGSGPAGAGEANFTLTRKRADTIVRSFMTEVLNLGESRNWRIRNAVVRIVHHFCKVLSPDQFRPLTKMLFIALHDPVSTVRSQAVRTLKEVAVAYGGEWAAQTATDLLKSDTLAPTRAVSYMWRVVMIQCLEVLLPVVSELSPREVRRQQLLATTLPLLHDYVTDRVPNVRLAAAHALPCWYSWFDVTDTERAAYNAALKELQQDADIDVLNASHKIPHNSGSSNNVADGEAC from the coding sequence ATGAGCCATGAGGGCCCCAACCGGGCCGCCTGGGGTGCGGGCGCCACCGGCACGGCCGTggcgtcgccaccgctgctaAGTTCGctccccgcctcctcgtcgacaACGTGTAGCAGCCACGAGCTCCGCACACCGCTTAGCATGTCAGCCTCGGGCATTGCAGTACGCGTCGCGTCGCCAACGCCGCGGTCAACGAGCTGCGGCGACAGTGAGGCGGCAAAccaccgcaccacctcgccacctctgcgggaggaagaggaggaggaggaggcgctgcgaaCGTCCCTGCACACCTCCCCGTCCCCGCTGCCCGCCTCCCCAGCAGACATaaacagcggcggccgcagcacaccgcacaAGGACGCACTCGCCATCTCAGAATCCtcattgtcctcctcctcgacggaGCCAACAAGGATCCCGCCATTGCTGGTATCACCTCCATCAACGCCGTCCACATCCGCATCGCCGTACCCAGATCCAGAGCTGTCCGCGCAGCCATTAGGCGCCACCAACCTCGGTGGTGCGagtgccgtcgccgtcaacGCGAGTATGAACGGAGCGtctggcggtggtggtgggggtgccTCCCCTCCTAATACGTCACCGAATAGTgcagccgccagcggcaaCCCGCGACGCTCTCTGAACGCCGCCTTCACGCTCAGTCCGCGCACCGAGAGCGACGTGGAGGTGTCCGTAGAGTATAACAACGACGTGTCCAGCGTGTGCTTCGACCTGGACCGGCATGACCCACCCATCAAGCAGTACTACAACCTCGGCAGCTTGGAGGAGCGTCGCGCCTTTGTCACGGAGGGCTGTGTCGCGGCAGCGCAAAAAATGTCCACACAGCGCATCCTCGACCACCTgttgccggcgctgctcacGGCGTTCGAGGCGGACGACTACGGCGAGTCCTTCGATGACTGCGCCCCGTGCATCGCGCGTGCACTGCCGCAGATTGTGGCGTGCATGGAGACACGCACCACGGCCAACCTCACCTACTTCATGGGCCTCATCATGGAGCTGTGCTGCTCCGCGGAGGGGGTCGTCGCCAAGGTGATTACAACATCCCTGCAGGCCATCTTCGAGATGGTCGAGGACGCCGTGCTACTCGAACTGTTCCTCCCCTTTGTACTGACGATGCGCGTATCCTTCTGGAGTGCACCGCGCGTCGTGGCGGCCGGGCTGCTCGGCTACCTCGCTATAAGGCCGGCTGTGCTGCAGGCAAGCGGGCTGAGCGTGACGGACATGTTCAACTACTATGCGgagtgcagcagcgacgcctcgGCAATGGTCCGCGCGGCCGTCGTCATGTCTCTCCACGACTGGGTGCGTGTCGCGGCCGTGCATCGGCTCACGCTGGCCGAGAtgcccctgccgctgctgaagagCCTGGCCACGGACGACCTCAGCGACACTGTCCGCTATCTGTTGATCGAAGAGGTGGTGAAGCTGGCGCAGATGATCGGGCCCAAGTCGACGTCCAAGTACCTGCTCAGCACCTTCGTAGGTGCGTACATGGACCCGAGCTGGCGTGTGCGCTACACGGCGGCGAATCGGCTTGGCGCGATGGCAGCGTTGGTGCTGAACGCCGACGACTTGGAGGTGGTTCTAGAGACGCTCGCGCGGGACGAGGAGCCGGAGACGCGcgcggctgtggcacggcaGCTGGAGTTGATGGTgcagcactgcagcagcgacgttaTCCAGCACTCCTGTGTCCCTGTCGCCGTGGCCCTGTCCCAGGATGCCGATCCAGTCGTGCGTCGCAGCGCGGCTCGCCATTATCACTGCTTTATATTTGGCAGCGATGAAGTGGTCCGCACCATGTGCAAGGCGCTGCGGGCACTGATGCAAGACGCGGTCTTCTCTGTCCAGGAAAACGCTATAGAGAGTCTGGGGGATCTGATGCCGGCGCTTGAGGGGAGTGTGCAGGCAGCAGTGCACCATGTGGCGCTAGGTagtgctggaggcggcagcggagcggcGCACTCGTCGTCCAACTCATCTCGCGGCTCTgcctcgcggcggcagcaggctTCGACGTCGGCCTCGGCGCACAGCCGTGGTTGCCGCCACAAATCGCCACACCTCTCCTCGCGACTCGCCAgtggtgcggcggccggTAGTGGGCCAGCCGGTGCGGGGGAAGCGAACTTCACCCTCACACGGAAGCGTGCCGACACGATTGTGCGCTCCTTCATGACGGAGGTGCTGAACCTCGGTGAGTCGCGCAACTGGCGCATCCGCAACGCGGTGGTGCGTATCGTGCATCACTTCTGCAAGGTCCTCAGCCCTGACCAGTTCCGTCCCCTCACCAAGATGCTCTTCATCGCCCTGCACGACCCCGTCAGCACCGTCCGCTCGCAGGCGGTACGCACGCTGAAGGAAGTGGCGGTAGCCTACGGTGGCGAGTGGGCTGCTCAGACGGCAACGGATCTCCTAAAGTCTGACACGCTTGCACCGACGCGCGCTGTGAGCTATATGTGGCGGGTCGTGATGATCCAGTGcctggaggtgctgctgccggtagTGAGCGAGCTCAGCCCGCGCGAGgtgcggcgacagcagctacttgcgacgacgctgccgcttctgcacGACTATGTCACCGACCGCGTGCCGAATGTGCgcctcgcggcggcgcacgcactGCCCTGCTGGTACTCCTGGTTCGATGTAACGGACACGGAGCGGGCGGCGTACAATGCGGCACTCAAAGAACTGCAGCAGGACGCGGACATCGATGTCCTCAACGCCTCCCACAAAATCCcgcacaacagcggcagcagcaacaacgtcGCGGACGGCGAGGCGTGCTGA